The following are from one region of the Stanieria sp. NIES-3757 genome:
- a CDS encoding hypothetical protein (protein of unknown function DUF820): MFTDKLALPIDSDRIFQYDQTLIIAGLTWADYEKLDSIEYPGYRVSYFNGVITIVLASLNHETIAEVINYLVVAYCRQYNLLYFPMRSTTLKNPPLVGKEPDVSFAFGTKKSFPDLAIEVVYSSGGIADLEKYKYLGIKEVWLWRTSDVRKPHVPDMSVQNEQIKFYKLGDSDYIEIQMSDCLPKLSSDFLIRFINRGLAESPLIIEADFIKELQ; encoded by the coding sequence ATGTTTACAGATAAATTAGCTTTGCCTATCGATAGCGATCGCATTTTCCAATACGATCAGACCCTTATTATAGCTGGTCTGACTTGGGCTGATTATGAAAAGCTTGATTCAATTGAATATCCAGGTTATCGGGTTTCTTATTTTAATGGAGTAATTACCATTGTGTTAGCCAGTCTAAATCATGAAACTATTGCTGAGGTAATTAATTATTTAGTAGTCGCTTATTGTCGTCAGTATAATTTGCTATACTTTCCAATGCGTTCAACGACATTAAAAAATCCTCCCTTAGTAGGAAAAGAACCTGATGTTAGTTTTGCGTTTGGGACAAAGAAATCTTTTCCCGATCTAGCGATTGAGGTTGTTTACTCTAGTGGAGGTATTGCTGATTTAGAAAAGTATAAATATTTAGGAATCAAAGAAGTTTGGTTGTGGAGGACAAGTGACGTGAGGAAACCTCACGTCCCTGATATGTCCGTGCAAAATGAGCAGATAAAATTTTATAAATTAGGGGATTCTGATTATATCGAAATTCAGATGAGTGATTGTTTGCCTAAACTATCTTCTGATTTTTTAATTAGGTTTATTAATCGTGGACTAGCAGAAAGTCCATTAATTATTGAAGCAGATTTTATCAAAGAATTGCAATAA
- a CDS encoding putative type II site-specific deoxyribonuclease, with protein sequence MSFDEELVKKTVAEFLTDNPKEQGLDVAFIEICRFLYDNPNRLSWRSKNKPSVTDKNGLKILAEKFFNGFRRSDFPAEPGTIPDEMVSIVMQQAYGYSAEQCEKIKIEHQHSMCAENCVGALLERYLDSVLRKQGWHWCCGDFIKAIDFISKDKNGKWLVLQIKNRDNTENSSSSAIRNGTEIQKWFRSFSKKGGTNWDNLPELMQGYNLSESGFVAFVEKYLKEEKARLNN encoded by the coding sequence TTGAGTTTTGACGAAGAATTGGTTAAAAAGACTGTTGCCGAATTTCTAACTGACAATCCAAAAGAACAAGGATTAGATGTAGCATTTATTGAGATTTGCAGATTTTTATACGATAACCCAAATAGATTATCTTGGAGGTCTAAAAATAAACCAAGTGTTACTGATAAAAATGGCTTAAAGATTCTCGCAGAAAAGTTTTTTAATGGATTTAGGAGATCGGATTTTCCTGCTGAACCTGGAACAATACCTGATGAAATGGTAAGTATTGTAATGCAGCAAGCTTATGGTTATTCTGCCGAACAATGTGAAAAAATCAAAATAGAACACCAGCACTCTATGTGTGCCGAAAATTGTGTTGGCGCACTTCTTGAAAGATATTTAGACTCTGTCTTACGAAAACAAGGTTGGCATTGGTGTTGTGGTGATTTCATTAAAGCTATTGACTTTATTAGCAAAGATAAAAATGGAAAATGGTTAGTTCTACAAATTAAAAATAGAGATAATACAGAAAATTCTTCTAGCAGTGCAATACGTAACGGAACTGAAATTCAGAAATGGTTTCGCTCTTTTTCCAAAAAAGGAGGAACAAACTGGGATAATTTACCAGAACTAATGCAGGGTTACAATCTTTCAGAATCAGGTTTTGTTGCTTTTGTTGAGAAATACTTAAAAGAAGAAAAAGCAAGATTAAATAACTAA
- a CDS encoding site-specific DNA-methyltransferase — MSTNVSIKEASLQLKISEQRVRTLCRQGKITAEKIGNTWIVDRKSLNKYGLLSAHRVAEDRPFYNVDIQEQQKPIALSFFSGAMGLDLGIEKAGFNIRLACEVDKFCRQTITLNRPNTALLGDLNNYEPDNILQAARLTNQDDIDLIVGGPPCQAFSTAGKRKAFHDERGNVFLKYIDLALSLKPKYLVIENVRGLLSCPLKQRTHNLRRNISSEGITHGFEKTSNPVSSFSEDELKGSALNFIINKLKKFGYAYSFNLYNAANFGTPQTRERIIIICARNGETPPFLTPTHSENGEYGLPKWKTLESCIKNIDKHDHINFPEKRLKYYRILKSGQNWRNLPEELQKEAMGKSYYLGGGKTGFLRRLAWDKPSPTLVTHPAMPATDLAHPEEDRPLSIQEYKRIQEFPDHWKLAGPLIQQYKQVGNAVPVSLGLAVGKLIINLINDVEIIPFNDFKFSRYQNTNHVDWEKQFLQQLEKHKNNYEQQELVFL; from the coding sequence GTGAGTACCAATGTAAGCATTAAAGAGGCTTCTCTGCAACTTAAAATTAGTGAACAGCGAGTTAGAACTCTTTGCAGACAAGGAAAAATAACTGCTGAAAAAATAGGCAATACATGGATAGTCGATCGAAAAAGTCTGAATAAATATGGACTACTATCAGCCCATAGAGTGGCTGAGGATCGCCCATTTTATAATGTAGATATTCAAGAGCAACAAAAACCAATTGCTTTAAGTTTTTTTTCTGGTGCAATGGGTTTGGATTTGGGAATTGAAAAAGCTGGATTCAACATTCGCCTTGCTTGTGAAGTAGATAAGTTTTGTAGACAAACAATCACTTTAAATAGACCAAATACTGCTTTACTAGGCGATCTCAATAATTATGAACCAGATAACATTTTGCAAGCTGCAAGACTGACGAATCAAGATGACATTGATTTAATTGTTGGAGGACCTCCATGCCAAGCATTCAGTACGGCTGGCAAAAGAAAAGCTTTTCATGACGAGCGGGGAAATGTTTTTTTAAAATATATTGATCTAGCATTATCGCTCAAGCCTAAATACTTGGTTATTGAAAATGTCAGAGGTTTGTTGTCTTGCCCATTAAAACAGAGAACTCACAATCTAAGAAGAAATATATCTTCAGAAGGGATAACTCACGGGTTTGAGAAGACCTCAAACCCCGTATCCTCGTTTTCAGAAGACGAACTGAAAGGAAGCGCACTAAACTTTATCATTAACAAGTTAAAAAAATTTGGTTATGCCTACTCTTTCAATTTATATAATGCAGCAAACTTTGGAACTCCTCAGACAAGAGAACGAATTATAATTATTTGCGCTAGAAATGGAGAAACACCGCCTTTTTTAACTCCAACTCATTCAGAAAATGGTGAATATGGATTACCAAAATGGAAAACATTAGAATCTTGCATTAAAAATATCGATAAACACGACCATATCAACTTTCCAGAAAAACGATTAAAGTACTATAGAATACTAAAATCTGGACAAAATTGGCGTAATTTGCCTGAAGAATTACAAAAAGAAGCAATGGGTAAATCCTATTATTTAGGAGGTGGAAAAACAGGTTTTTTACGAAGATTAGCTTGGGATAAACCATCTCCTACCTTAGTAACACATCCTGCCATGCCCGCGACAGATTTAGCTCATCCTGAAGAAGATAGACCATTATCTATCCAAGAATACAAGCGAATACAAGAGTTTCCCGATCATTGGAAACTTGCAGGTCCACTCATTCAACAATATAAACAAGTAGGAAACGCTGTTCCTGTTAGTCTGGGTTTGGCAGTAGGCAAGTTAATTATCAACTTAATTAATGATGTTGAAATAATCCCGTTTAATGATTTTAAGTTTTCTCGTTACCAGAATACCAATCATGTAGATTGGGAAAAACAATTTTTGCAACAACTAGAAAAACACAAAAACAATTATGAACAACAAGAGCTTGTTTTTTTATAA
- a CDS encoding ketol-acid reductoisomerase, with protein MARMYYDEDANLDLLANKTVAIIGYGSQGHAHALNLKDSGINVIVGLYPGSKSIAKAEAAGLTVKNVADAAAAADLIMILLPDEAQKSIYKNEIEPNLSEGKILAFAHGFNIHFGQVVPPEFVDVVMVAPKGPGHLVRRTYEQGQGVPCLFAVYQDASGQARDRAMAYAKGVGGTRAGILETTFREETETDLFGEQAVLCGGLSALIKAGFETLVEAGYQPELAYFECLHEVKLIVDLVVEGGLAKMRDSISNTAEYGDYTRGPRVVTDATKAEMRKILAEIQSGQFAREFVLENQSGKPGFTAMRRQEAEHSIEEVGQDLRAMFSWLKNK; from the coding sequence ATGGCGCGGATGTACTATGATGAGGATGCCAATTTAGACTTATTGGCAAATAAAACTGTAGCAATTATTGGTTATGGTTCTCAAGGACACGCTCATGCTCTTAATTTAAAAGATAGCGGAATTAACGTTATTGTTGGTTTATACCCTGGTAGTAAATCCATCGCCAAAGCAGAAGCAGCAGGCTTAACTGTGAAAAATGTTGCCGATGCAGCAGCAGCAGCAGATCTAATTATGATTTTGCTACCAGATGAAGCACAAAAAAGTATCTATAAGAACGAAATTGAACCAAATCTCAGCGAAGGTAAAATTTTAGCTTTTGCTCACGGTTTCAATATTCATTTTGGTCAAGTTGTTCCTCCAGAATTTGTTGATGTTGTCATGGTTGCACCTAAAGGTCCCGGACATTTGGTTAGACGTACCTATGAACAAGGACAAGGAGTTCCTTGTTTATTTGCCGTTTATCAAGATGCTTCTGGACAAGCACGCGATCGCGCTATGGCTTATGCTAAAGGTGTTGGTGGTACTCGTGCGGGTATTTTAGAAACTACTTTTAGAGAGGAAACAGAAACTGATTTGTTTGGGGAACAAGCAGTTCTTTGTGGTGGTTTGAGTGCTTTAATTAAAGCTGGATTTGAAACCCTAGTTGAAGCTGGTTATCAACCCGAACTTGCTTATTTTGAATGTCTTCATGAAGTCAAATTAATCGTCGACCTTGTGGTAGAAGGCGGTTTAGCCAAAATGCGCGATAGTATTTCTAATACTGCTGAATACGGTGATTATACTCGCGGCCCCCGTGTAGTAACTGACGCAACTAAAGCAGAAATGCGCAAAATTTTAGCAGAAATTCAATCTGGTCAATTTGCCCGAGAATTTGTTTTAGAAAATCAATCTGGTAAACCTGGTTTTACGGCTATGCGTCGTCAAGAAGCAGAACATTCGATTGAGGAAGTTGGTCAAGATTTACGCGCAATGTTTAGTTGGCTAAAAAATAAATAA
- a CDS encoding peptidase S1 and S6 chymotrypsin/Hap produces MKRQFFKSTLLLLLSSINYFSFLRSASATTQLNLNSRDLLSQNTEQLNVERTADLILTKTLNTDQNLIAAIYGQDDRVAISNTTQTPWDNIAKLKIKFPDGKEFVGSGAAINSTHIITAAHNVFLKNNGGKADLNSISVSFDKYNEVKVTKVRILEGWINDGNWEFKNNQWRPLNHQDDLALLTLDRPLQDFNQVFNLKALDHSLFSKIKINISGYPDNPKTAWKNLPLKTASGKISFIDNYQFFYNETLDTQAGQSGSPVWYFDSDTKTYNIVGIHVQGNKWINGNFYNVATQITEDKLTLIQGWVKKDLQDYGEEKLASTN; encoded by the coding sequence GTGAAAAGACAATTTTTTAAATCGACTTTATTATTACTACTATCATCTATTAATTATTTTTCTTTTCTTAGGTCAGCTTCTGCGACTACACAATTAAACTTAAATTCTCGCGATCTATTGAGTCAAAACACCGAGCAATTAAATGTGGAGCGTACAGCCGACTTAATACTAACTAAAACTTTAAACACCGATCAAAATTTAATAGCTGCTATTTACGGACAAGATGACCGAGTTGCCATTTCAAATACAACTCAAACGCCTTGGGATAATATTGCTAAACTTAAAATCAAATTTCCTGATGGTAAGGAATTTGTTGGTTCTGGAGCTGCAATCAATAGTACCCATATAATTACGGCTGCTCATAATGTTTTTTTAAAAAATAATGGTGGTAAAGCAGATTTAAATTCAATTAGTGTAAGTTTTGATAAATATAATGAAGTTAAGGTTACTAAAGTCAGAATTTTAGAAGGATGGATTAATGACGGTAACTGGGAATTTAAAAATAATCAGTGGCGACCCCTTAATCATCAAGATGATCTTGCTTTACTTACTTTAGACCGTCCGTTGCAAGACTTTAATCAAGTTTTTAACTTAAAAGCATTAGACCATTCTTTATTTTCTAAAATTAAAATTAATATTTCTGGATATCCAGATAACCCCAAAACTGCTTGGAAAAATCTTCCACTGAAGACTGCTTCTGGAAAAATTAGTTTTATCGATAATTATCAATTTTTTTATAATGAAACTCTTGATACTCAAGCAGGGCAAAGTGGTAGTCCTGTATGGTATTTTGACTCAGATACAAAAACTTATAATATTGTGGGCATTCACGTTCAGGGAAATAAGTGGATCAATGGCAATTTTTACAATGTAGCGACACAAATTACTGAGGATAAATTAACTTTGATTCAGGGTTGGGTTAAAAAAGATTTGCAAGATTATGGGGAAGAAAAACTCGCTTCAACTAATTAA
- a CDS encoding glutamyl-tRNA synthetase, which translates to MTVRVRIAPSPTGNLHIGTARTAVFNWLFAHNQKGKFILRIEDTDEARSRQEYTDNIQSGLKWLGLNWDEGPFFQTQRLERYQQAIQTLLDKDLAYRCYCTPEELEQMREEQKAKGLAPRYDNRHRNLTPEQIKAYEAEGRKPVIRFKIDDHREIVWHDLIRDEVTWKGSDLGGDMVVARAAEGNEAFGQPLYNLAVVVDDIDMEITHVIRGEDHIANTAKQILLYEAMGAKVPEFAHTPLILNQDGRKLSKRDGVTSIDDFRKMGFLPEAMANYMSLLGWTPPDSTEEIFTLSQAAEKFSLDRVNKAGAKFDWAKLDWINSQYLHQMPADKLVELLVPYWQEGGYEINLDTDRAWLESLTAMIAPSLTRLTDAVKESQLLFGESVEYSEEALDFLKQDEVKPLLQEILEMTNLTSALAEETAKSTINQLTKTHKVKKGLVMRSLRAGLTGQLHGPDLIQSWLLLNQKGLDRIRLQQTLSKI; encoded by the coding sequence GTGACGGTTAGAGTCAGGATCGCTCCTTCCCCAACAGGAAATTTACATATTGGGACAGCTAGAACTGCTGTTTTTAACTGGTTATTTGCTCATAATCAAAAAGGTAAATTTATTTTACGGATTGAAGATACAGATGAAGCGCGATCGCGTCAGGAGTATACTGATAATATTCAATCAGGACTAAAATGGCTTGGTTTAAATTGGGATGAAGGCCCTTTTTTTCAAACCCAACGTTTAGAGCGTTATCAACAAGCAATCCAAACTTTGTTAGATAAAGATTTAGCTTATCGCTGCTATTGTACTCCCGAAGAATTAGAACAAATGCGGGAGGAACAAAAAGCTAAAGGATTGGCACCCCGTTATGACAATCGTCACCGCAATCTTACTCCAGAGCAAATTAAGGCTTATGAAGCCGAAGGACGTAAACCTGTCATTAGATTTAAAATCGATGACCATCGCGAAATTGTTTGGCACGATTTAATCAGAGATGAAGTTACTTGGAAAGGTAGCGATCTCGGTGGCGATATGGTTGTTGCTCGTGCAGCCGAAGGTAATGAAGCTTTTGGACAACCTTTGTATAACTTAGCCGTAGTTGTCGATGATATTGATATGGAGATTACCCATGTCATTCGTGGTGAAGATCATATTGCCAATACAGCTAAACAAATTTTGCTTTATGAAGCTATGGGTGCAAAAGTCCCAGAATTTGCTCATACACCCTTAATTCTCAATCAAGATGGACGTAAACTCTCTAAAAGAGATGGAGTAACTTCAATCGATGATTTTCGGAAAATGGGTTTTTTACCCGAAGCCATGGCAAATTATATGTCATTATTAGGTTGGACTCCTCCAGATTCTACCGAAGAGATTTTTACTTTATCCCAAGCAGCCGAAAAATTTAGTTTAGATCGAGTCAACAAAGCTGGCGCAAAATTTGATTGGGCAAAACTAGATTGGATTAACAGTCAGTATCTTCATCAAATGCCCGCAGATAAACTAGTAGAGTTATTAGTTCCCTATTGGCAAGAAGGTGGATACGAAATCAATCTTGATACAGATCGCGCTTGGTTAGAAAGTTTAACCGCAATGATTGCTCCTAGTTTGACTCGTTTAACAGATGCAGTTAAAGAAAGTCAGTTATTATTTGGCGAATCCGTTGAATACAGCGAAGAAGCTCTTGATTTTCTCAAGCAAGATGAAGTCAAACCTCTACTACAAGAAATATTAGAAATGACAAATTTAACTTCTGCTTTGGCAGAAGAAACCGCTAAAAGCACTATTAATCAATTAACTAAAACTCATAAAGTTAAAAAAGGGTTAGTAATGCGATCGCTTAGGGCTGGTTTAACAGGACAATTGCATGGACCCGATCTGATTCAATCCTGGTTATTATTAAATCAGAAAGGTCTAGATCGAATTCGTTTACAACAGACATTGAGCAAAATTTAA
- a CDS encoding UDP-glucose 4-epimerase, with amino-acid sequence MLATNNTTILVTGGAGYIGSHAVLALQRKGYQVIVLDNLVYGHRDIVEKVLQTELWIGDISDRSCLDRLFSTYNIAGVMHFAAYAYVGESVIKPDKYYRNNVVGTINLLDAMLTAGVQKLVFSSTCATYGIPDTIPIPETHRQNPINAYGTSKFMVEKILQDYNRAYNFKSVIFRYFNAAGAEPTGLLGENHNPETHLIPLVLLTALGKEKSIKIFGTDYSTSDGTCIRDYIHVCDLANAHVLGLEYLLQGGNTVTLNLGNGNGFSVKEVIETAQKITNIKIPIEEALRRPGDPPVLVGSSELARKILRWYPQYSDLNQIITHAWNWHQKRHQNLTFKTNSFMKNILQKYKI; translated from the coding sequence ATGTTAGCTACCAATAACACAACAATTTTAGTTACAGGTGGAGCAGGCTACATTGGTTCTCATGCAGTGTTAGCTCTTCAACGTAAAGGCTATCAAGTTATTGTTTTAGACAATCTTGTTTATGGACATAGAGATATTGTAGAAAAGGTATTACAAACAGAATTATGGATTGGAGATATTAGCGATCGCTCTTGTCTAGATCGACTCTTTAGTACTTACAATATTGCTGGAGTGATGCATTTTGCTGCCTATGCTTATGTAGGAGAATCTGTTATTAAGCCAGATAAATATTACCGTAATAATGTAGTTGGAACTATAAATCTTTTAGACGCTATGTTAACAGCAGGTGTCCAAAAATTAGTTTTTTCTTCTACCTGTGCTACCTACGGAATTCCTGATACTATTCCTATTCCAGAAACTCATCGTCAAAATCCAATTAATGCTTATGGAACAAGCAAATTTATGGTAGAAAAAATCTTACAGGATTACAATCGTGCCTATAATTTTAAATCGGTAATTTTTCGTTATTTTAATGCTGCTGGTGCCGAACCAACAGGTTTGTTAGGAGAGAATCATAATCCAGAAACTCATTTAATTCCTTTAGTGTTGTTAACTGCTTTAGGCAAAGAAAAATCCATTAAAATTTTTGGTACGGACTATTCTACTTCTGATGGAACTTGCATTCGAGATTATATTCATGTATGTGATTTAGCCAATGCTCATGTATTGGGGCTAGAATATCTCTTGCAAGGCGGAAATACAGTTACTTTAAATTTGGGAAATGGTAATGGTTTTTCTGTAAAAGAGGTAATAGAAACAGCACAAAAAATTACTAACATTAAAATTCCTATAGAAGAAGCTCTACGTCGCCCAGGAGATCCACCTGTACTTGTAGGCAGTAGCGAACTAGCAAGAAAAATTCTTCGTTGGTATCCTCAGTATTCTGATTTAAATCAAATCATTACTCATGCTTGGAACTGGCATCAAAAAAGGCATCAAAATTTAACATTTAAAACTAATAGTTTTATGAAAAATATATTACAAAAATATAAAATTTGA
- the thrA gene encoding homoserine dehydrogenase has product MAFKIGLLGLGTVGTGTAEILLDTQGRNSLLQEIEIKQVGVRSLDKPRSVQLPAEIFTTDLEKIVTDPEIDIVVELIGGLEPARTLILQAIAEGKHVVTANKAVIARYGDEIYTAANQAGVYVLLEAAVGGGIPIIKPLKQSLGVNRIKSVIGIVNGTTNYILTKMTTAGADFAEVLAEAQQLGYAEADPTADVDGLDAADKIGILATIAFGERVKREEISCEGIRNVSATDISYADKLGFVIKLLAIAKIHNQHDSLEVRVHPTLVPKTHPLANINDVYNAILVEGEPLGQVMFFGPGAGAGATASAVVSDIVNIVGLLKSSGKTKHLDPLLGCSHQHFCSLTPIEEIESRFYARFLSRDLPGVIGHLGTAFGNHKVSLESVVQIGFQNKLAEIVVVTHDVKEGNFRQALAEIRSLEAIDSIPSILRVL; this is encoded by the coding sequence GTGGCTTTTAAGATTGGTTTACTAGGATTAGGCACAGTAGGAACAGGTACCGCAGAGATTCTCCTTGATACTCAAGGACGTAATTCTCTCCTACAAGAAATCGAAATTAAACAAGTCGGCGTGCGATCGCTAGATAAACCTAGAAGCGTACAATTACCTGCGGAAATATTCACCACAGATTTAGAAAAAATTGTTACTGATCCTGAAATCGATATAGTCGTAGAATTAATTGGGGGGTTAGAACCAGCGCGAACATTAATACTTCAAGCCATTGCTGAAGGTAAACACGTCGTTACAGCTAATAAAGCTGTGATTGCTCGTTATGGCGATGAAATTTATACCGCAGCTAATCAAGCAGGAGTATATGTTTTATTAGAAGCTGCTGTCGGTGGCGGAATTCCAATTATCAAACCCCTCAAACAGTCATTAGGTGTTAATCGAATTAAGAGTGTAATTGGGATAGTTAATGGTACAACTAATTACATTTTGACCAAAATGACTACCGCAGGAGCAGATTTTGCTGAAGTACTTGCCGAAGCGCAACAACTTGGTTATGCAGAAGCCGATCCTACTGCTGATGTTGATGGTTTAGATGCAGCCGATAAAATTGGCATTTTAGCAACAATAGCCTTTGGAGAGCGAGTTAAACGAGAAGAAATTTCTTGTGAAGGAATTCGCAACGTTAGTGCTACAGATATCAGTTACGCTGATAAATTAGGATTTGTGATTAAATTACTAGCGATCGCAAAAATTCACAATCAACACGATTCTTTAGAAGTCAGAGTTCATCCTACCCTTGTTCCTAAAACTCATCCTCTTGCCAATATTAACGATGTCTATAATGCCATTTTGGTCGAAGGGGAACCTTTGGGACAGGTGATGTTTTTTGGTCCTGGTGCTGGTGCTGGTGCTACAGCTAGTGCCGTTGTTTCAGATATTGTCAATATTGTCGGTCTTCTTAAAAGTAGCGGTAAAACCAAACATCTTGACCCACTGTTAGGTTGTTCTCATCAACATTTTTGTAGCCTAACACCAATAGAAGAAATTGAAAGTCGTTTTTATGCTCGTTTTTTATCTCGAGATCTTCCAGGTGTAATTGGTCATTTAGGAACAGCTTTTGGTAATCATAAGGTTAGTTTAGAGTCAGTAGTCCAAATTGGTTTTCAAAATAAATTAGCAGAAATTGTGGTGGTTACCCATGACGTTAAAGAAGGTAATTTCCGTCAGGCTTTAGCAGAAATTCGCAGTTTAGAAGCAATTGATAGTATTCCTAGTATTTTGAGAGTGCTTTGA
- a CDS encoding Nuclear transport factor 2, whose amino-acid sequence MPFTIDSARGIFPNTLSADAVPATIARFNQLSAEDQLAWIWFAYLEMGKSVTIAAPGAANMQFAELTLQEIKQMSFQEQSQVMCDLANHADTPICRTYATWTPNIKLGFWFKLGQWMEEGIVAPIPKGYKLSANASAVLQALREMESGQQITVLRNAVVDMGFDKNKLGQYSKVAEPVVPPTDIAQRTSVKIEGINNSTVLSYMNLLNANDFDELIKLFAPDGALQPPFQKPIVGKDAVLRFFREECQNLKLIPERGVAEPAEDGFTQIKVTGKVQTPWFGAGVGMNMAWRFLLNSENKIFFVAIDLLASPKELLNLVR is encoded by the coding sequence ATGCCTTTTACTATCGATTCAGCCCGTGGCATTTTCCCAAATACTTTATCTGCTGATGCCGTACCAGCCACAATCGCTAGGTTCAATCAGCTTAGTGCTGAAGATCAATTAGCATGGATTTGGTTTGCTTATTTAGAAATGGGCAAAAGCGTGACAATCGCTGCACCAGGAGCAGCTAATATGCAGTTTGCCGAACTCACTCTTCAAGAAATCAAGCAAATGAGTTTCCAAGAGCAATCTCAGGTAATGTGTGATTTAGCTAATCACGCTGATACACCTATTTGTCGTACCTATGCTACCTGGACTCCTAATATTAAACTTGGTTTCTGGTTTAAACTCGGACAATGGATGGAAGAAGGTATTGTAGCTCCAATTCCCAAAGGTTATAAACTTTCAGCGAATGCGTCGGCAGTGTTGCAAGCACTCAGAGAAATGGAGTCTGGTCAACAAATTACCGTTTTGCGTAACGCTGTAGTTGATATGGGATTTGATAAAAACAAACTTGGTCAATATAGCAAAGTTGCTGAACCAGTTGTTCCTCCTACAGACATAGCACAACGCACCAGCGTCAAAATTGAAGGAATTAATAATTCCACTGTTTTGAGCTACATGAATTTATTAAATGCCAATGATTTTGATGAGTTAATTAAACTCTTTGCTCCCGACGGCGCGCTCCAACCTCCTTTCCAAAAACCTATTGTTGGAAAAGACGCAGTATTGCGATTTTTTAGGGAAGAATGTCAAAACCTCAAGTTAATTCCAGAACGAGGTGTTGCCGAACCTGCTGAAGATGGTTTTACTCAAATCAAGGTTACTGGTAAAGTTCAAACTCCTTGGTTTGGTGCAGGTGTTGGTATGAATATGGCTTGGCGATTTTTACTCAATTCCGAAAATAAAATTTTCTTTGTAGCGATTGACTTACTAGCATCTCCTAAAGAGTTGCTTAATCTAGTTCGCTAG